Proteins encoded within one genomic window of Novipirellula galeiformis:
- a CDS encoding DUF4838 domain-containing protein has protein sequence MPNVKRRYRRAGVLIAFVAWWIVPLSSLPAQTPPEVILASEGQSRMPVLVHREAATEVREVATELADYLGRISGTAFPVEEAVAGAGIAAGKRGVVVGLVSSFTDLPFAIDFPSGTAVRDQIVLRTTNEGLYVLGTTPAAVQSAVWDFLHRQGYRLFFLTDTWEVVPKRPHLTAAINVVEQPDYVTRDAPRGAPWSDRDLWNRWQRRNRMNSSFALSTGHAYGGIVRRNAKTFAEHPEYFALVAGERPRGGNAKFCVSNAGLRQVVVADAIKQINDRPESDSVSLDPSDGGGWCECEACREMGSVSDRALTLANDAAAAINDLGLGEKYVGMYGYNEHSPPPSIKVHPNVVISVATAFIRGGHSIEELVTGWQTQGAVLGIRDYHDVFAWSHDLPRSARGGNLDYLTRTIPWFHEHGARFMNSENMDSWGANGLGYWITPQLLWDVDNAERVDAIVEDFLDHAFAKAKEPMRTFYALINRDHDSVRSHEDVVARMYRALDQARMLAKDPQVHARLDDLVLYTRYLDLYGKYRSAEGKARQQGFERVWRHAYRMRDRMMLSTVALCHRDRFRDRSVQVPDEAKWSVAEPTNPWKSSQPFDEAEIAELLAAGIAANQPTELDFTAKKFSGDLVPATQLNLPHVPPGRYDQRGRGRQQVYTWLPENHRQIELDVTGGMIKHYRDRGNVKFSLYSSKEATLDAVDQNDSVPPDGEPRQIVLTSPFDGLHRIEWSDGSDMTRVVLPAELPLTIRSTLEDPMRLGGRWDLYFYVPRGTAVVGGYSNATRGKMLDADSNVIFDFGTMDAAGYFSVPVPEGQDGRFWKFSDSRGSRMLMTVPPYLATSVETLLLPREVVEADKRPSPR, from the coding sequence ATGCCGAATGTGAAACGTCGTTACCGTCGCGCGGGAGTGTTGATTGCCTTCGTTGCATGGTGGATCGTCCCGCTGAGTTCGTTGCCGGCTCAGACGCCGCCGGAAGTCATCTTGGCATCGGAGGGGCAATCGCGGATGCCGGTTTTGGTCCATCGCGAAGCCGCTACGGAGGTGCGTGAGGTTGCCACGGAGCTCGCCGATTATCTCGGCCGTATTAGCGGGACGGCGTTTCCCGTTGAAGAGGCTGTCGCGGGGGCGGGAATCGCCGCCGGGAAACGAGGGGTCGTGGTCGGATTGGTCTCGAGTTTCACGGACCTTCCTTTTGCGATCGACTTTCCATCGGGCACCGCGGTGCGTGATCAAATCGTACTGCGAACGACGAACGAGGGGCTCTATGTGCTCGGCACAACCCCGGCGGCGGTCCAATCCGCCGTGTGGGACTTTCTGCATCGGCAAGGGTATCGGCTCTTTTTTCTCACCGATACTTGGGAGGTTGTGCCAAAACGTCCGCATTTGACCGCGGCAATCAATGTCGTCGAGCAGCCTGATTATGTCACGCGGGATGCACCTCGCGGTGCGCCGTGGTCGGACCGGGACTTGTGGAATCGGTGGCAGCGACGCAATCGCATGAATTCGTCCTTTGCGTTAAGCACGGGACATGCCTATGGCGGCATTGTCCGCCGCAACGCGAAAACGTTTGCGGAGCATCCTGAGTACTTTGCTTTGGTCGCCGGAGAACGCCCCCGCGGTGGGAATGCCAAATTCTGTGTTAGCAATGCCGGGCTGCGGCAAGTCGTTGTCGCGGATGCCATCAAGCAGATCAACGATCGTCCCGAGAGTGACAGTGTTTCGCTCGACCCGTCCGACGGTGGCGGTTGGTGCGAGTGTGAAGCGTGTCGCGAAATGGGCAGTGTCAGCGACCGAGCATTAACGCTTGCGAACGATGCCGCCGCCGCGATCAACGACCTCGGGCTGGGAGAAAAGTATGTGGGCATGTATGGCTACAACGAACATAGTCCGCCGCCCAGCATCAAGGTGCACCCCAACGTCGTGATCAGCGTCGCGACCGCGTTCATCCGAGGTGGACACTCGATCGAAGAGCTCGTCACGGGATGGCAAACTCAAGGTGCCGTCCTCGGGATTCGCGATTATCACGACGTCTTTGCATGGAGTCATGATCTACCTCGCAGCGCACGCGGTGGCAACCTTGACTATCTCACACGCACGATTCCTTGGTTTCATGAACACGGTGCACGGTTCATGAATTCTGAGAATATGGATAGCTGGGGTGCCAATGGCTTGGGGTACTGGATCACCCCGCAATTGCTCTGGGATGTGGACAATGCTGAGCGAGTGGATGCGATTGTCGAGGACTTTCTCGACCATGCGTTTGCCAAGGCGAAAGAGCCGATGCGTACTTTCTATGCATTGATCAACCGCGATCACGACTCGGTTCGTTCGCACGAGGACGTGGTCGCGCGGATGTATCGCGCTCTGGATCAAGCCCGGATGTTGGCGAAGGATCCGCAGGTGCACGCCCGGCTTGACGATCTGGTGCTCTACACTCGTTATCTCGATCTTTATGGCAAGTACCGAAGCGCCGAAGGCAAGGCGAGACAACAGGGGTTCGAGCGGGTGTGGCGACATGCCTATCGAATGCGCGACCGGATGATGCTCTCGACCGTCGCCCTTTGTCACCGGGATCGATTTCGTGATCGCAGCGTGCAAGTCCCCGACGAGGCAAAGTGGAGCGTGGCCGAGCCGACGAACCCCTGGAAGAGCAGCCAGCCGTTTGATGAAGCGGAGATTGCCGAATTGTTGGCTGCGGGTATCGCGGCGAACCAACCGACGGAGCTCGACTTTACGGCAAAAAAATTCAGCGGTGATCTCGTGCCCGCTACACAATTGAATCTGCCGCATGTGCCGCCGGGGCGTTACGACCAACGTGGTCGCGGTCGACAGCAAGTCTATACGTGGCTTCCCGAAAATCATCGTCAGATCGAATTGGACGTCACCGGCGGGATGATCAAGCACTACCGCGATCGCGGCAACGTCAAGTTTTCGCTTTATTCATCCAAAGAAGCGACACTCGATGCCGTCGACCAAAACGACAGCGTGCCTCCAGACGGCGAGCCGCGGCAGATCGTGCTGACCAGCCCTTTTGATGGGCTGCATCGAATCGAGTGGAGCGATGGTAGTGATATGACAAGGGTTGTTTTGCCAGCGGAATTGCCGTTGACGATTCGCTCGACGCTGGAAGATCCAATGCGGCTGGGCGGACGATGGGATCTTTATTTCTACGTCCCACGCGGCACCGCGGTGGTCGGCGGTTACAGCAACGCAACTCGAGGGAAGATGCTCGACGCAGACAGCAATGTTATCTTTGACTTCGGTACGATGGATGCGGCCGGGTACTTCAGCGTGCCGGTGCCGGAGGGACAGGACGGCAGGTTTTGGAAGTTCTCGGATTCTCGCGGCAGCCGGATGTTGATGACCGTTCCACCTTACTTGGCGACGAGCGTCGAGACGTTGTTGTTGCCACGCGAAGTGGTCGAGGCCGACAAGAGGCCGTCGCCACGTTAA